A stretch of Colletotrichum lupini chromosome 2, complete sequence DNA encodes these proteins:
- a CDS encoding riboflavin biosynthesis protein RibD domain-containing protein, which produces MKEPQRRLRYNVAISLDGFIAPPDGSTDWIVQDDNIDFQALYAQFDTFVMGRKTYQCMFAMGEQNPVRRYPKQKLVVVSRTLRSDNHPSVTIVSRNFTSYVADLKNAEGRDIWLMGGGQLAGPCLDAGILDSVETAIMPVMLRKGTRMVPDSALTPLGGFKLELVDCKKLDKSGIVNCKYNVSRGMAASLGEALSFC; this is translated from the coding sequence ATGAAAGAACCGCAGCGACGTTTACGATACAATGTCGCCATATCACTCGATGGCTTCATCGCGCCTCCAGATGGGTCAACAGATTGGATCGTACAAGACGACAACATCGACTTTCAAGCACTTTATGCCCAGTTCGACACGTTTGTTATGGGCCGCAAGACATACCAGTGCATGTTCGCTATGGGCGAGCAAAACCCTGTACGACGATACCCAAAGCAGAAACTGGTTGTTGTTAGCAGGACTCTGAGGAGCGACAATCACCCGAGTGTGACTATCGTATCGCGCAACTTCACCAGCTACGTGGCGGACCTCAAAAACGCGGAGGGCCGGGACATCTGGCTCATGGGCGGCGGGCAGCTGGCGGGGCCGTGTCTGGATGCGGGGATCCTAGATTCCGTCGAGACCGCGATCATGCCCGTGATGCTGAGGAAAGGAACCAGAATGGTGCCGGACTCGGCGCTCACGCCGCTTGGGGGGTTCAAGTTGGAATTGGTGGATTGCAAAAAGTTGGACAAGAGTGGCATTGTGAACTGCAAGTACAATGTCAGCAGGGGAATGGCTGCGTCTCTGGGTGAAGCATTATCATTCTGTTGA
- a CDS encoding AFUA_2G17970 family ergot alkaloid biosynthesis protein, producing the protein MALNQSKKVLILGGTGKVGRQITKLFATTSTLTFQASRNGAVTTEPEAGNVKPIAFDRGNEETWTAALDLGATSIFLVAPPVMDMFPPMQAFIDQARRQGPTTRFVLLSGSLTEPDINGYAMGRPHAYLKELGDMGQIEWAALRPTWFQRENLDSIRSESMIYSATADGKLPWVAAEDIAACAFQLLTQEDAPNDEYLIFGPELLGYDDIAAILSEVLGRNIVHKRLSVQGLVERYVAQGMPRDYAEMMGGLDTAIKNGSENRTNSVVLAVTGKQPRKFREFAERNKAVWAQDVRRMSACGSDAVRCLPPLLILSGRSTRLSFSASIPSNAAVFSRKLIQLVLACGDLIVLFTTPT; encoded by the exons ATGGCATTAAACCAATCCAAAAAAGTCTTGATTCTGGGAGGTACCGGGAAAGTCGGCCGCCAGATCACAAAACTCTTCGCGACGACATCCACACTCACTTTTCAAGCCTCCCGAAACGGAGCTGTCACCACGGAGCCGGAGGCCGGCAATGTCAAGCCTATTGCCTTCGATCGGGGAAACGAAGAGACATGGACGGCCGCGCTAGACCTTGGCGCGACAAGCATCTTTCTGGTGGCTCCGCCGGTCATGGACATGTTCCCACCGATGCAGGCTTTCATCGACCAGGCACGGCGGCAGGGCCCGACCACTAGATTTGTGCTGCTGAGCGGGAGCCTCACAGAACCTGACATTAACGGTTACGCGATGGGCCGACCGCATGCGTACTTGAAGGAACTTGGCGACATGGGCCAGATAGAATGGGCTGCGCTGAGGCCGACGTGGTTTCAACGTGAGAATCTGGACT CGATTCGGAGTGAAAGCATGATTTACTCCGCTACGGCGGACGGAAAACTTCCTTGGGTCGCAGCGGAGGACATTGCGGCCTGTGCATTCCAGCTACTCACCCAAGAAGATGCGCCAAATGACGAGTATCTCATTTTTGGCCCTGAGCTGCTCGGCTACGATGAC ATCGCAGCTATACTCTCCGAAGTTTTGGGTCGAAATATTGTTCACAAACGTCTCTCGGTGCAGGGACTCGTTGAGCGCTACGTCGCTCAGGGCATGCCGCGGGACTACGCGGAGATGATGGGCGGGTTGGACACGGCTATCAAGAACGGGAGTGAGAACCGGACGAACAGTGTCGTCCTTGCGGTGACTGGAAAGCAGCCAAGGAAGTTCCGTGAGTTTGCAGAGAGAAACAAGGCAGTCTGGGCGCAAGAT GTGAGAAGGATGAGTGCATGCGGCAGTGACGCTGTAAGATGCCTTCCGCCCTTGCTCATACTATCTGGTCGCTCCACCAGACTTTCGTTCTCGGCGAGCATTCCAT CAAACGCCGCCGTTTTCAGCCGAAAGCTAATACAGCTTGTCCTCGCGTGCGGGGAT CTCATTGTCCTTTTTACAACACCTACCTAA
- a CDS encoding glycoside hydrolase family 2, whose product MDSSFVAIEHEMPGMAGGRGDARSPEEAANPLTYPKAAEPFSQDLFKNPTSEYRGCPLWSWNTKLEKKKLLRQIDHLSEMGMGGFHMHVRTGLDTEYMGPEFMDRVRDCVEYAESKGMLACLYDDDRWPSGVAGGKVVKQYPEHKTKHILFTPYPYGSVELGGSAQACRSEEGYLLARFSITLDENGRLKSNKKLKEGEDAEPGGRVWYAYVEINPPSSWFNGQTYIDTMSTEAMNRFLESTHEVYKDKIGDKFGTTVPCIFTDEPQVAIKTQLSSPTGVEDVFLPWTADLPDTFKATYGEGADLVASIPELLWDLPGDTPSLSRYRFHDHVSERFVTSFLDLLANWCRKNKIILNGHMMEEPTLRSQTTAHGEAMRCYRNQTLPGMDLLNDWVEYNTAKQCTSVARQNGVRGAMSEIYGCTHWYFTFEGHKGCGDWHAALGITFRVQHLSWVSMAGEGKRDYPASIGYQSPWYKEYGYVEDHFARVGVALTRGKAVTRVGVIHPIESFWLCFGPNNSGDDEIGRRDQAFAELTNWLLHGLVDFDFISESLLPNQIGEDISKPLQVGQCEYDVLILPNLRTIRSSTFEVVKKFAAAGGTVIIAGDGPVLIDAQAAPPDLGLDIEPSVKVAWGQGDILSAVSQNRDLKIDLKDGGPSDTLLYQMRQDEDERFGFICNTDRNNPYDTLVNIKGDWDVEVLDTFTGSTRHHKARYEGGWTIFDHRFEGCASLLLRLYPVPGEELSFVSIEEAVALTPAQHAPAEIKLEEVVLSEPNVLMLDYALYRIDDDPWEDSERQEILKIDNEIRGRLRIPAKGSAWKQPWSVPQSERAAKVYVDLRFEFDSTVIIKTVAYLAMENPENARITINGNKLLVEEKRLSWWVDEDIKTISIPKRTIRKGKNIIELSMPFGVLTNLERIYLLGSFSVELKNNLPILCERRQSLGWGDVVTQGHPFYAGNVTYNCSFSLKSRSTVTLSIPKFATPVIKVQWKGKSGHIAIQPRKLDLGELEAGKHEISITAFGYRYNSFGHIHLTEGVFGCWPDLWRTGGWAWSEEYLLKPTGVLEKPSLIVESKAGEGSEEWIVLAE is encoded by the exons ATGGACTCATCATTTGTCGCGATTGAGCATGAAATGCCGGGGATGGCCGGCGGCCGGGGTGATGCCCGGAGCCCGGAGGAGGCGGCGAATCCATTGACGTACCCCAAGGCGGCCGAGCCATTCAGTCAGGACCTCTTCAAGAACCCAACGTCAGAATATAGAGGGTGCCCTTTGTGGTCATGGAATACGAAGCTGGAAAAGAAGAAGCTCCTCCGCCAGATTGACCATCTCAGTGAGATGGGCATGGGGGGTTTTCACATGCACGTCCGGACCGGACTGGATACCGAGTATATGGGTCCGGAGTTCATGGATCGTGTGCGGGACTGCGTGGAGTATGCGGAGAGTAAGGGCATGCTCGCCTGCTT ATATGACGATGATCGGTGGCCCTCCGGCGTTGCTGGAGGCAAGGTAGTAAAGCAGTACCCAGAGCATAAGACGAAGCACATTCTGTTCACGCCGTATCCATATGGCTCAGTTGAGCTCGGCGG TTCAGCACAGGCCTGCCGGAGTGAAGAGGGATACCTCTTGGCACGATTCTCAATCACACTCGATGAGAATGGGCGCCTGAAATCGAACAAGAAACTCAAAGAAGGTGAGGATGCTGAACCAGGCGGTAGAGTCTGGTACGCATATGTCGAGATCAATCCCCCATCATCTTGGTTCAACGGGCAGACCTACATCGATACGATGAGCACTGAGGCCATGAACCGCTTCTTAGAGAGCACCCACGAGGTTTACAAGGATAAGATTGGCGACAAATTTGGCACGACAGTGCCCTGCATCTTCACCGATGAACCTCAAGTAGCTATCAAGACACAACTTTCCAGCCCGACTGGAGTGGAAGATGTCTTTCTTCCATGGACGGCAGATCTACCCGACACATTCAAAGCGACGTATGGTGAGGGTGCAGATCTCGTGGCCAGCATTCCGGAATTGCTATGGGATCTCCCGGGGGACACCCCAAGTTTATCCCGCTACCGATTCCACGACCATGTCAGCGAAAGATTTGTTACCTCATTCCTCGATCTGCTGGCAAACTGGTGCAGAAAGAACAAGATCATTCTGAATGGCCATATGATGGAGGAGCCCACCCTGCGTTCTCAAACAACTGCCCACGGCGAAGCAATGCGCTGCTACCGAAACCAGACGCTTCCCGGTATGGACCTTCTGAACGACTGGGTCGAGTATAATACCGCGAAACAGTGCACGAGCGTCGCCCGCCAGAACGGTGTTCGCGGCGCCATGAGCGAGATCTATGGGTGCACCCACTGGTACTTCACCTTTGAAGGGCACAAGGGCTGCGGAGACTGGCACGCGGCTCTCGGCATCACGTTCCGCGTGCAGCACCTCAGTTGGGTCAGCATGGCGGGCGAGGGCAAGCGCGATTATCCAGCCAGTATCGGGTACCAGAGTCCATGGTATAAGGAGTACGGCTACGTCGAGGACCATTTCGCTCGTGTTGGTGTTGCCTTGACGCGCGGCAAGGCCGTCACGCGAGTTGGTGTGATCCACCCCATCGAGAGCTTTTGGTTGTGCTTCGGTCCCAATAATAGCGGTGACGATGAGATCGGTCGCCGTGATCAGGCTTTCGCCGAGCTCACAAACTGGCTGCTGCATGGGTTGGTTGACTTTGACTTCATCTCCGAGAGCCTTCTCCCGAATCAAATTGGTGAAGATATCTCGAAGCCTCTCCAAGTTGGTCAGTGTGAGTACGATGTCCTCATTCTGCCGAACCTACGAACTATTCGGTCATCGACCTTCGAAGTTGTGAAGAAATTTGCTGCAGCTGGGGGTACCGTCATAATCGCTGGTGACGGCCCGGTTCTTATTGATGCTCAGGCTGCACCGCCGGATCTTGGCCTTGACATCGAGCCGTCGGTCAAAGTGGCTTGGGGTCAAGGGGATATTCTCTCTGCGGTATCTCAGAACCGTGACTTGAAGATCGACTTGAAGGATGGGGGACCCTCCGATACCCTTCTCTATCAGATGCGCCAGGATGAGGATGAAAGATTTGGCTTCATCTGCAACACCGATAGGAATAACCCATACGACACGCTGGTCAACATTAAGGGCGACTGGGATGTGGAGGTTTTGGATACCTTCACCGGCTCAACTCGTCATCACAAAGCTCGTTATGAAGGTGGTTGGACCATCTTCGATCACAGATTTGAAGGCTGCGCAAGCCTACTTTTGAGACTCTACCCCGTGCCAGGGGAGGAACTGTCTTTCGTCAGTATCGAAGAAGCAGTAGCACTAACCCCAGCCCAACACGCGCCTGCTGAAATCAAGCTCGAAGAAGTCGTGCTTTCGGAGCCAAACGTTCTGATGCTTGATTACGCGCTGTACAGAATCGACGATGACCCATGGGAGGACTCTGAACGACAAGAAATCCTCAAGATCGACAATGAGATTCGAGGACGTCTGCGCATCCCAGCTAAGGGTTCCGCCTGGAAGCAGCCCTGGTCCGTCCCGCAGTCGGAGCGAGCAGCAAAGGTCTATGTTGACCTCAGGTTCGAGTTTGATTCCACCGTCATTATCAAGACTGTAGCCTACCTCGCGATGGAAAATCCCGAAAACGCAAGAATCACCATTAATGGCAACAAACTCTTAGTCGAGGAGAAAAGGCTTTCTTGGTGGGTCGATGAGGATATCAAAACCATTTCGATCCCGAAGAGAACGATTCGCAAGGGGAAGAACATCATCGAGCTCAGTATGCCCTTTGGTGTTTTGACAAACCTGGAGAGGATATACTTACTTGGCAGCTTCAGCGTCGAGCTGAAGAACAATCTGCCTATACTATGTGAACGAAGACAGAGCTTGGGTTGGGGCGATGTGGTTACACAAGGTCACCCATTTTACGCTGGTAACGTGACGTACAACTGCAGCTTCTCACTGAAGTCTCGCTCGACTGTCACCCTCTCGATTCCAAAGTTTGCGACGCCCGTCATCAAGGTTCAATGGAAGGGGAAGAGCGGGCACATTGCCATACAGCCAAGGAAGCTAGATCTTGGGGAGCTAGAAGCCGGCAAACACGAAATCTCGATCACAGCCTTCGGTTACCGGTACAATTCATTTGGTCATATACATCTCACAGAAGGTGTCTTTGGATGCTGGCCTGATCTGTGGCGAA CTGGTGGATGGGCTTGGAGCGAGGAGTATCTGTTGAAGCCTACCGGAGTCCTGGAAAAGCCTTCCTTGATTGTGGAATCTAAGGCCGGCGAGGGGAGTGAAGAGTGGATTGTCTTGGCCGAATAA
- a CDS encoding MFS transporter, SP family, general alpha glucoside:H+ symporter codes for MAASNVTVARGHLDKTDIVSPEFKKMVEDAKASNEADAQLKVREALKKYKAAMFWAMLLSVALIMEGFDGNMMSSFYGQAQFQARFGTYSEKEGKNLIPTQWQTGLSNSSAVSQLLGLVINAWAQDRFGSRKTLMFFMVIMALAIFIPFFSTSLTMLAIGQFACGIPWGVFQTLSTTYASELVPTVLRPYVTAWVCMCWGFGLTISAGILRVVLTVPGDWGWRLPISLQWIWPLPLFIAAYFAPESPWNAVRRGNIEEARKSLHRLRNAHGNNDHEVEITLAYIRYTTELERAETENANFIDCFKGTNLRRTEINIVVWCAQILCGNAIQGFAILFLQSAGFSVEQSFDLNISLNACFIIGGFICWLLFPHFGRATIYMSGLTFMFFSLIVIGGLGFAHSSAARLAIGIVMIVCQLVNVITIGPVAYPIVAETPSGKLRYKTITIGRFSYVCTGIVNNIITPRMISPDDWNWGAKAALFYAGTNLLCNIWCWFRLPETKDRPFGEIDLLFDNKVPARKWKYTNVDQFADNDRHISKEKHDIVTTTTIENA; via the exons ATGGCAGCATCTAATGTCACGGTGGCCCGAGGGCATCTTGACAAGACCGACATTGTCAGCCCTGAATTTAAGAAAATGGTTGAGGACGCCAAGGCCAGCAACGAGGCCGACGCGCAGCTAAAAGTTCGCGAGGCTCTCAAGAAATACAAGGCTGCCATGTTCTGGGCCATGCTTCTGTCTGTCGCCTTGATCATGGAGGGTTTTGACGGCAACATG ATGAGCTCATTCTATGGACAGGCGCAATTCCAGGCTCGATTCGGCACATACAGTGAAAAAGAAGGCAAGAATCTCATCCCGACTCAGTGGCAGACAGGCCTGTCCAATTCATCCGCGGTCTCCCAGCTACTCGGTCTTGTCATCAACGCTTGGGCACAAGACAGATTCGGATCGCGCAAAACGCTCATGTTTTTCATGGTTATCATGGCACTTGCTATCTTCATCCCTTTCTTCTCTACCAGTCTGACGATGCTTGCCATTGGTCAATTTGCTTGCGGCATCCCTTGGGGTGTTTTTCAG ACGCTCAGCACAACGTACGCCTCCGAGCTTGTACCGACGGTTCTACGGCCATACGTCACTGCATGGGTCTGCATGTGCTGGGGTTTCGGTCTCACTATCTCGGCCGGAATTCTTCGTGTCGTCCTTACCGTTCCTGGTGACTGGGGCTGGCGGCTGCCCATCTCGCTCCAATGGATCTGGCCGTTGCCTCTCTTCATTGCCGCCTATTTCGCGCCTGAGTCGCCCTGGAATGCGGTACGCCGAGGAAACATCGAGGAAGCTCGCAAGAGCTTACACCGTCTGCGTAATGCCCACGGGAACAACGATCATGAGGTCGAGATTACCCTGGCTTACATCCGCTACACAACTGAGCTAGAGCGCGCAGAAACGGAAAACGCAAACTTCATCGATTGCTTCAAGGGCACTAATCTACGCCGCACTGAGATC AACATCGTCGTTTGGTGTGCGCAAATTTTGTGTGGCAACGCCATCCAGGGCTTTGCTATCCTGTTTCTTCAATCTGCCGGCTTCAGCGTCGAGCAGTCATTTGATCTTAACATCTCGCTCAACGCCTGCTTCATCATCGGTGGCTTCATCTGCTGGTTGCTCTTCCCCCATTTTGGTCGCGCGACTATCTACATGAGCGGCTTAACGTTCATGTTCTTCTCACTCATCGTTATCGGTGGCTTGGGTTTTGCCCACTCTTCCGCGGCCCGTCTCGCCATAGGCATTGTCATGATTGTATGCCAGCTCGTGAACGTCATCACCATTGGCCCTGTCGCCTACCCAATTGTGGCCGAGACGCCTTCTGGCAAGCTACGTTACAAAACCATCACCATTGGCCGCTTCTCATATGTCTGCACGGGTATCGTCAACAACATCATCACCCCACGAATGATTTCCCCTGATG ATTGGAATTGGGGCGCCAAGGCTGCTCTCTTCTACGCCGGCACTAATCTCCTTTGCAATATATGGTGCTGGTTCCGTTTGCCCGAGACCAAAGACCGCCCCTTTGGTGAGATCGATCTACTGTTTGACAACAAAGTGCCCGCTCGCAAGTGGAAGTATACCAATGTCGACC AGTTTGCCGACAACGATCGTCACATATCGAAAGAAAAACACGATAttgtcaccaccaccacgatCGAGAATGCTTAA